The following proteins are encoded in a genomic region of Neoarius graeffei isolate fNeoGra1 chromosome 6, fNeoGra1.pri, whole genome shotgun sequence:
- the LOC132888290 gene encoding P2Y purinoceptor 1-like: MEYTAPNEGSETAFKYSLQYNVSLNSRNLTPLTEIVADCNKNGPVLVRVYMQVLVLALALPANTVLLWLMVKKRKTLSPSEVLGLNFAVLGVLFCLSLPLDIYITITKDRVGLLQSISNAFAILSYFGCPLLLTSLCLERYVAVAHPVLFMKLGKWEYRAACSAIIWFLTCVVAAAAFFYTVSRMAVVLSLIINVLFLAMLACLLGIIWVLCKKGPGEGDQNNSVVKRHALKNVLTVLLPSAITYFPLLGLAPFLLIIPRLVQKSTNTLICIFLMMAAVVPNFGVCIGSIFYMARLKQMFCHRKNKSGDTAQTTTVQRT, translated from the coding sequence ATGGAATACACCGCACCTAATGAAGGCAGTGAAACAGCTTTTAAATATTCCTTGCAATACAATGTTTCATTAAACTCAAGGAATTTGACACCTCTGACTGAAATTGTAGCTGATTGTAACAAAAACGGACCCGTCCTTGTGCGTGTATACATGCAGGTCCTTGTCCTTGCACTTGCCCTCCCAGCAAACACAGTCCTGCTCTGGCTGATGGTAAAGAAAAGAAAGACTCTGTCACCCTCTGAGGTTTTAGGTCTCAACTTTGCCGTACTCGGTGTGCTGTTCTGCCTCAGCCTGCCACTGGATATCTACATTACAATCACTAAGGACCGTGTAGGACTACTTCAGAGCATTTCAAATGCCTTTGCCATCCTCAGTTACTTCGGCTGCCCACTCCTGCTGACCAGTTTGTGCTTAGAGCGTTATGTGGCTGTGGCACACCCTGTGCTCTTCATGAAGCTGGGGAAGTGGGAGTATCGTGCTGCATGTTCTGCCATCATCTGGTTTCTCACCTGTGTCGTGGCAGCAGCTGCCTTTTTCTACACTGTCTCTAGAATGGCCGTGGTGTTATCCCTCATTATTAATGTGCTGTTTTTAGCCATGCTGGCCTGTTTGTTGGGCATTATTTGGGTACTGTGTAAAAAGGGCCCAGGTGAAGGGGACCAAAATAATTCAGTTGTAAAAAGGCATGCTCTAAAGAATGTTCTAACAGTATTGTTGCCCTCAGCGATAACCTATTTTCCACTGCTGGGTTTAGCCCCTTTTCTGCTGATAATCCCAAGGCTCGTACAGAAAAGCACAAATACCCTTATCTGTATCTTTCTGATGATGGCTGCTGTTGTCCCTAATTTTGGAGTCTGCATTGGGTCCATCTTCTACATGGCCCGGCTGAAGCAAATGTTCTGTCACAGGAAGAATAAATCGGGAGACACAGCACAGACCACGACAGTCCAGAGAACCTAA